TGATCCGCTGGAAGGATTGAACGACCTGGCGCGGCAAGTGGCCGCGGCAGGAATCAAACATGTTCACGGCGAGATCCTGATCGACGATCGCTTGTTCGAACAGGCGGAATCTTCAGGCAGCGGTCCCACCAAAGTCACTCCCTGTATGGTCAATGACAATCTGATCGATCTCCTCTTTACTCCCACGGATGTTGGCCAGCGTGCCGTCTGCACCTGGCGTCCACAGTCCGAAGGGGTCCGGGTTGAATCGAAAGTGACGACCGTGAATTCAGGCAAGTCGCTGGACATCAAGATTCGCGATCTGGGCCATGGACGAATCTCGGTCACGGGAAAGATTCCCTACGGACATAAACCGGTTCTGAAGGTGCAGGAAGTCCATGATGCCCGTGCGTTTGCCAGGACGCTGTTTATTGAAGCTCTGCATCGCGTCGGAGTGTCGGTCGATGCCGCGACGGTGAGTGAAGCGACGACGTCCGAATTGCCTGGCGTTGCCGACGTGCATCAGCTGCCGCAGGTCGCCGTCCATCGCTCGCTGCCGTTGTCTGAATCGGCCAAATTGATCCTGAAAGTCAGTCATAACCTGCAGGCCAGTACATTGCCTTTGCTGGTGGCCTGCAAGCATGGCGAACGAACTTTGACCGCGGGACTCAAGCAGCAGCACGCGTTCCTCAAACACGCGCACGTGGACGTGGACACAATCTCACTTGCTGGAGGCGCGGGCGGGTCTCGAGCCGATCTGATCACACCTCATGCGACGGTGCAACTCCTGCGATACATGACAACACAGCCCAGCTTCCCGGTCTTCCACAGCGCACTGCCTCGACTTGGCGTCGATGGAACGCTCGCGAAGAACATCGCTCATGACAGCCCCGCCCGCGACAAGGTGCACGCCAAAACCGGTTCGCTCTACTGGGACAATACAATGAACGGCTCGTCGGTCATGACCAGCAAGGCGCTGGCCGGTTACATGACGACCGCCAAAGGACGGCAGGTGATCTTTGCGATGTTCGTCAACTACGCCCATCTTGGGCATGGTGTGACGGTAAAGACCTTTGGAGATGACTTGGGAAAAATCTGCGAAACTGTCTATCTTCATGAGTAATAAGTAGGTGGGACAGTCACGAGTTCGCGAACAGGCCACGCTGGCCGCTCGCGAAAATCGGATGCAAGTCTCCGTTCCGGTTTGATGCCCCTTCGATGGCTCGACTCCATCACCCTATTTGATTCGATCCCCACCGCCACTCCATGAAAGCCCCGGATATGACTGCTGTAGCAACTTCTGAACGACCGGCATCTGATGGACCGGGCATTTCATCCGTCCGCCTGTGGACCGGCCGGATCTTGACGGGAATCGCGGGTTTGTTCTTGTTGATGGATGGCAGCATGAAAATCATCAAACCAGAGATTGTGGTGAAGATGACCACCGACCTCGGGTACCCCGAAAGCCTGATCATGCCGCTCGGAATCGTACTGATCACTTCGACAGTACTTTATCTGATTCCCGCCACGTCACTCCTAGGGGCCGTCCTGTTGTGCGGCTACCTCGGCGGAGCGGTGGCGACGCATGTGCGAGTCCAAAACAGCACATTTGAGATCGTCTTTCCTGCAATCATCGGCGCAATTGTCTGGGGCGGACTTTGCCTTCGATACCCTCGGATGAGTGCCATGATTTTCGGGCCTCGGTAACCGTTCAGATCGGGACGATCCCTTCCTGTGAGCGGCCTCAAAGGCGTTGCTCAGAGTTCTCCGATTCTGATTGAAATTCTCGAATGTCGACCTTTGCCAGAATTCCCCTATTCGCGAAAGAGATTGAATTGGCTGCAGCCAACCCCAACGAGAAACGGATCCTGGTCGCGGAATGTCTGCACGAGGTCTGTTCATTTAATCCCGCGCCGACTCGGTACGAGGACTTCTTCGTCAATTTCGGTCAGCAGATGCTGGACTACCATCAGCGGGGCGGAACCGAAGTGGCGGGGGCATGTCAGATCTTTCGCGAACATGCAGATCTTCGAGTGATACCCACGTTCAGCGCACGCGGAATCACCTCGGGTGGCGTCATTCCCGCCGCGGATTTCCGCCGGCTGGCCGACGAATTTCTGGGCAGTCTGCGGCAAGCGGGACCCGTAGATGCCGCCTATTTCACACTGCACGGCGCGATGGCAGCCGAAAACGAATTGGATCCGGAAGGGTATCTGCTTCAAGAGGCTCGAAAGATTCTCGGGGAACAGATTCCAATCGTCGTTTCTTGCGATCTGCACGGCATTCTGACAGATCGGATGATGGAACATGCGGATGTGATTGTTCCTTACCACACCTATCCTCACGTCGACTTCTTTCAGACGGGCCAACGAGCGGGACGGCTCCTACTTCGATGTCTCGCCGGAGAAATCGCCCCCGTCACCGCCAAGGTCGAGATTCCCGCACTGGTCCGCGGGGATGAATTGATCACGGCCACCGGGCGATTCGGCAAACTCATCGGTGAAGCGCAGCAATACGAACAAGGCCCCAAAGGCTTATCCGCTGGGTACTTCATCGGGAATCCGTTTACAGACGTTCCGGAACTACGAACCTACAGCATCGTCGCGACAGACAACGATCCGGATCTGGCCGAGAAGGCGGCATTGCAACTGGCGAACGCGTTCTGGCCGCATCGCCATGAAATGCAGGCGCAACTTCAACCGGTCGACGAATGCGTCCGACTGGCGATCGACACGCCCGGAACGGTGGCCATGGTCGACGCGGCGGATGCCACCAGTTCCGGGGCGTCCGGAGACAGCAATGTCATCTTGCGGGCCTTGATTGCGGCAGGCTATTCGCGTCCGGCACTCATTCCCATCGTTGACGCCCATGCAGTCGAGAAGGCGTTTGCGGTCGGCGTTGGGCAGACCGCAACCTTCACTTTGGGAGGCTCCATCGATTCAAAGCGATTTCAACCCCTTTCCCTGACTGCCGAAATCACGATGCTGTCGGACGGCCGATTCCGAAGCGAATCGTTTCGCCAACAATGGTACTCGGGCCCGACGGCTGTACTGCGTTCTGGAAGTTTCACGATTGTGGTGACCAGCCGGCCGGTGCACCTGTTTGATCGGTCCTTGTTTCTAGCTCACGGACAGAATCCGCGCGACTTCGATCTGATTGTCGTCAAGTCACCGCACTGCCAGCATCACATGTACGCAGAATGGTGCACCCGGCTGATTCATGTCGACGCGGCGGGATCAACGAGTGCCAACCTGCCGACGCTGGGACACCAGATTTGCCGACGACCGGTTTTTCCATTGGATCCTCAGCTTGAGTTTTCCCCCAAGGTAAAGCTGTTCTCGCGCGCCGGAAAACGATCACGTCCAGCGGACTAAGCAAGCGGGGCTTTGGGAGAGGCTGGGCTGTCGGTCCGCAGAGACCGATTGCCTTGTCACGATCCAAGACCATCTCCACTTCACTCCGTTGCCTCAATGACGACCGAGTCATCCCAATCAAGACAGACAGACGCCCCGTGTTCGCTCGGTTCGAGCCAACACGGGGCGTGAATTCATTGCGTTCTCTGGTCCCGCCTTCGATTCGGCGCGACCATGTCGCGTATCAAGCCAAGTCGATCCGCGGTCTCTCACCCATTTGCCGGCGCCGCAATCCCGAAATCTTCGATCGAGAGCAGCGATCGAAACGGCAAACCGCGTTTCTCGAAATTGGCGGCTCCGCCTTCTTTTCGATCCACGATTCCCACCACGCAGGCCACGGTGCATCCAAATTCGAGAATGCGATCGACGGCCTGTAAGGCACTTCCGCCGGTCGTGACCACGTCATCAATCACGACGACCTTCGAACCGGGCTTGAGTGGACCTTCGACGTAGCGCTGCGTACCGTGCCCCTTGGGTTCCTTCCTGACGAGGAATCCATCGAGTGATCGCCCCTGTTCCGCGGCGGCAACCAAGACTCCACCGACAATCGGATCAGCGCCGATAACCATCCCGCCGATCGCCGAGTAGTCCACGTCTTTCAGCAGATCCAGCAATCCCAAGCTCACCAGCCGCAACCCGATCGAATGCAGCGTAATCTGCTTACCATCCAGGTAGTACGTCGATTTTTTGCCGGACGCCAGGGTGAAGTCACCAAACTTCAGGGCCCGCTCATGAAACAACGCAATCAACTTCTCACGATCCGACATGCCGCAATGCTCCGAGTGATCTAAACCAACAATCCAATCTGACGGCCAATGGTAATCTTCCGGGTTCGGAGACGACAGCGTCCCAGTGACACGACGTCGACCGCCCAATGAATCGCGGTCAGTTGGCATCGCCCTTTGACAACGAGGTGTTGCAGCTCACTTCGCCTCGGCGACCACGTTCAAGCGTATATTCAGTCAAGAACCGTTTGATTCTCGTTGTCCGCCCTGATATCGTCTCCCGCAGGAAGTTGAGACTCGGTCTCAACTTTGCTTCCTCTTGCGATTAGCCATTGCCTTCTTGGCGCAGCCAAAGCTCGACGGACAGGTTGTTGACGCGACTTTTCTGCTCCTGACATGGTGATGGCATGCTTCGTTCCCGCCACGGTTTCACGCTGATCGAACTTCTTGTGGTCATCGCGATCATCGCGGTCCTGATTGCCCTACTGCTCCCCGCAGTCCAGCAAGCACGCGAGGCGGCTCGACGGACCCAATGTAAGAACAATCTCAAGCAGATTGGCCTGGCACTGCACAATTACCACGACATCTATAACCGCCTGCCGATCACGCAGTACGACTCACAGCCCGCCGGGGATTACCTCACACTCACCTGCTGGACACGGGCAATCTTCCCGCAACTGGATCTGGCCACGATCACAAACAACTGGAACGACCTGCAGAATTTCAGTATTGGCCAGAATGCGGTTCTGAATCGAACGCCGATTCCCGCTTACAAGTGTCCGTCGTCACCGGCGCCCATCATCGGCCTCTGGACGTCGGCCGGGGGAACGCTTGACCCTCAACTCTTCACGTCGGACGTCGCGGGCAAGTACTCCGGGGGAATCTGCGAGTACTCGTGCATCGCGAATTCGCAGATCACACCCGACACCGCGACTCCACCGCTCTCGGGGATTGGAATGATGAACTACAACACGTCCGCCAATCCCGCCGAGGTTTCGAAGCGATTTCAAGACGTGACGGACGGTCTGTCCAATACGATGATGCTCGGGGAAGTGTGCGGTGGTGCCGACAACTATACACCGAACAGAGCCAAGGACGGCACGTCACAAAAGCTTCGCTTTCATAATTGGGCGGGCCAGAATCGAATCTCGTTTCGCGACTACAAAAAGGACGGGACGGCCAGCAACACGACACTCGATCCTTGCATCGTGAATTGTTTCGGCGGTGCAGGTGGCTCAAATCTCTTCAGCTTCCATACGGGCGGAGCACAAATTGCGCTGGGCGATGGTTCTGTACGGTTTCTCTCAGAGAGTGTCGATTTTCAAACGGCGTGCCGGCTCGCCACCTGTCAGGACGGAGCGATCGTCGGCGAATTCTGATCGTTCAACAGGCTGCTAAGACGCTTCGGCAAAGACGAGCAACGTTAGACATCCATCCTCGCCCGCTTGCAGGACCGCTCCATGCGATCGCTGGCATCATCATGGAAAGCCCCGCATGCGACTGCAATTGCGCAAAGTTTGGTTGATCGTGCATCGTTGGCTGGGGCTGACGGCGGGGCTCTTGTTTGCGCTCAGCGGACTGACCGGCAGCCTGATCGTATTTGATCATGCCATCGACGAATGGCTCAATTCCGGCATCATGCTGACGCGGAATCAAGGATCGCCATTACCGCTGTCAAAGATTCTCGCGGCCGCAGAAAAGGGGGCTGCTGCCCCGGGACGCGCCGTGAATATCTACTATCCGCGCGTCTCCAACGGCACTTTTACGCTGTACTTTCGCGAGCCAGACAATTCGAAAAAGGCCGACACGACGGAAGTCTTCGTCGATCCCGTCACGGCCGAGATTCTCGGTCAACGACCGCGAGAGAGTGGCTTGGTGGCCGTCATCTATCGCCTTCACTCAAAACTGCTTGCTGGCGAGACCGGGCAAGGTCTACTTGGTGGACTGGCAATGCTGGCGCTCGTTTCACTGACCAGTGGTTTGTTGCTGTGGTGGCCCTTGGTTCGGAAGAGCCTATGGACCGGCTTCGGCATCCGGAAGAGAATGAGGGTCTTCGACACGCACAAGTCCCTTGGGGCTTCGTTCTCTCCGATTCTCCTGTTGATTGTCACAACGGGCGTCTATCTGACTCTGCCCGACTTGATCAAGCCGGTGGTGACCGCGATTTCGCCCGTCACGAAGTTGCCCGGGAAGGTCAAATCAACCGTTCCCGATCCCCGCACGCCACCCATCGGCCCAGACGCGGCCGCGCAAGTGGCGCTAGAAACGATGCCTGACTGTCGCCTGATGTCCGTCGATCTGCCCCTCAAGTCCGACGACTCGTATCGCGTGTCCGTTCGGCAAGTCGGTGAAGTGGGGCAACTTCGCGGCGTCGGTCGGGTCTGGGTCGACCAGTACCAGGGCACCTGCCTGGCCACGCGCGATTGGAACAAATTCACGGCGTCCGACACGTTCTTTCGAATCCAGTTGGCACTGCATTCAGGCGATGCGTTCGGCATTGGGGGCCGCTGGCTCTTCTGCCTGGCCGGACTGGTCCCCGCGACTCTCTACGTGACAGGTTTCATGATGTGGCGACGACGAACCAAACCTCCCGCGGCACGTCGTACGATTGCTGACGCTCAACTCGCCAGTTCGGCACATGACTCGTCCGAACTGGTCGCAGCAAATGAAGCGACCTCGACACGGTAACCCGCATCGCGGTGTCAATCCGCTCTCGAATGACTCGGAAGGTACTTTCGCACGCTTGAAGCCATCGGTGGTATTTATACTTTTCGGTTCGGTCATTACTCTGCTCAGGACACCGAGCCTCTCGTCGGTTGTCGCTTGAGTCAAGACGTCAGGCAGGCCGTACGCGCCACCCATCCTTCAAGACCGGAATCATACGAATGTCGACCACCGAGATCCGCTTCACTGATGGAGCGGGCTATGAACGATACATGGGAAAATGGAGTCAGCTTGTCGGCGCTGCGTTCCTCGACTGGCTTGCTGCCAAACCCGGTTTACGATGGCTGGACGTTGGCTGCGGGAACGGCGCCTTTACGGAAATGCTCGTCGAGAAATGTGCACCCCGCTCTGTCCAGGGGATTGATCCGTCTGAGGAACAACTCGCGTTCGCCCGGATACGTCCCGCGTTGCAGCAAGCGCAGTTTCGCATCGGCGACGCGATGAAACTGCCATTTCCCGACGCCGCATTCGACGCAGCGGTTATGCCGCTCGTGATCTTCTTCGTTCCCGATCCGGCCAAGGGGGTTGCGGAAATGGCTCGAGTCGTCAGCCCTGGCGGAACCGTCTCTGCCTATGCGTGGGACATGGTGGGCGGCGGCTTTCCTTATGACGCGCTGCATGCGGAAATGCGTGCTCTGGGCGTGGCCGTTCCGGCACCGCCCAGCACGGATGCGTCGCGGATCGACAACCTTCGAGACTTGTGGATCAGTGAAGGTCTCGATTCCGTCGAAACACACGCGATCACCGTTCAGCGGACGTTCGCCGATTTCGACGACTATTGGTCGACAATCCACTTGGGTCCAAGCGTCGGTCGACAACTTTCCGCGATGCCACCAGACCAGCTTGCGAGCCTCAAATCACGCATGGAGGTGCATCTGCCGGCAGACGCGACCGGCCAGATTACCTATCAGGCGCGAGCCAATGCCGTAAAGGGCCGAATGCCGATTTCGTTCTAAAAACGAGACAACGGATGATTCTGGACCACCGACCGCCCCACGCCGCATTGCATCCGAATCGCAGTGGAACACCTTCCGGCATTTTTTTTTGTAAGATAGGTGATCGGATGAGGTTTGCCATGAATCTATTCGGCTCAAATACGACGGTGCGCATTGGCGGAATTAAGATGCACGATGCGACTCGCGCCGAGCTTGAATCGTCTGCATCGGTGCGCGATTTTCACGAGCTTGCGAAGCAGCCACGACTCGAGGTCTTACAATGCTCGGCCCCCGTACGCGACGCGGTGTGGAGTGTGCTAAACGAACATTTCTGCACAGTGCGACCGGATGTTCAGATAAGAGTTTATGGTCATTATTCGGCGAATTGTGATCTTAACTTCGTACGCCTGTTGCCAAACGTTCGCCGTTTTGCGGCAGACTGCCTGATGCAAGCGAGTGGCATCGAGAGCATCGCCTTAATTCCAAATTTGGAAACATTGTCACTTGGCATCTTCGAACTTCACGACTTCAACGTCCTCGAAAGCATTTCGCCAAAATTGGCGTCCCTGAGCCTCACCGCAACTCGATCGAAGAAACCGAGCCTTGCCCCTTTAAGGCGATTTCGCT
This genomic interval from Schlesneria paludicola DSM 18645 contains the following:
- the dacB gene encoding D-alanyl-D-alanine carboxypeptidase/D-alanyl-D-alanine endopeptidase codes for the protein MASTCRQVSFECFLKRSTRLWKRIPIVLIVAMASGAWHPVRAQDSLPGAIQRITHQAHFKQAHWGALFVDQQSGRVIYKHDDEKLFIPASTTKLYTVACALEALGPDYQFVTPVVRKGEINEHGELKGDLILVASGDLSFGGRTTPDGKMAFANVDHTYANGNLEAELTAPDPLEGLNDLARQVAAAGIKHVHGEILIDDRLFEQAESSGSGPTKVTPCMVNDNLIDLLFTPTDVGQRAVCTWRPQSEGVRVESKVTTVNSGKSLDIKIRDLGHGRISVTGKIPYGHKPVLKVQEVHDARAFARTLFIEALHRVGVSVDAATVSEATTSELPGVADVHQLPQVAVHRSLPLSESAKLILKVSHNLQASTLPLLVACKHGERTLTAGLKQQHAFLKHAHVDVDTISLAGGAGGSRADLITPHATVQLLRYMTTQPSFPVFHSALPRLGVDGTLAKNIAHDSPARDKVHAKTGSLYWDNTMNGSSVMTSKALAGYMTTAKGRQVIFAMFVNYAHLGHGVTVKTFGDDLGKICETVYLHE
- a CDS encoding DoxX family protein, with product MTAVATSERPASDGPGISSVRLWTGRILTGIAGLFLLMDGSMKIIKPEIVVKMTTDLGYPESLIMPLGIVLITSTVLYLIPATSLLGAVLLCGYLGGAVATHVRVQNSTFEIVFPAIIGAIVWGGLCLRYPRMSAMIFGPR
- a CDS encoding M81 family metallopeptidase; its protein translation is MSTFARIPLFAKEIELAAANPNEKRILVAECLHEVCSFNPAPTRYEDFFVNFGQQMLDYHQRGGTEVAGACQIFREHADLRVIPTFSARGITSGGVIPAADFRRLADEFLGSLRQAGPVDAAYFTLHGAMAAENELDPEGYLLQEARKILGEQIPIVVSCDLHGILTDRMMEHADVIVPYHTYPHVDFFQTGQRAGRLLLRCLAGEIAPVTAKVEIPALVRGDELITATGRFGKLIGEAQQYEQGPKGLSAGYFIGNPFTDVPELRTYSIVATDNDPDLAEKAALQLANAFWPHRHEMQAQLQPVDECVRLAIDTPGTVAMVDAADATSSGASGDSNVILRALIAAGYSRPALIPIVDAHAVEKAFAVGVGQTATFTLGGSIDSKRFQPLSLTAEITMLSDGRFRSESFRQQWYSGPTAVLRSGSFTIVVTSRPVHLFDRSLFLAHGQNPRDFDLIVVKSPHCQHHMYAEWCTRLIHVDAAGSTSANLPTLGHQICRRPVFPLDPQLEFSPKVKLFSRAGKRSRPAD
- the pyrE gene encoding orotate phosphoribosyltransferase, with amino-acid sequence MSDREKLIALFHERALKFGDFTLASGKKSTYYLDGKQITLHSIGLRLVSLGLLDLLKDVDYSAIGGMVIGADPIVGGVLVAAAEQGRSLDGFLVRKEPKGHGTQRYVEGPLKPGSKVVVIDDVVTTGGSALQAVDRILEFGCTVACVVGIVDRKEGGAANFEKRGLPFRSLLSIEDFGIAAPANG
- a CDS encoding DUF1559 domain-containing protein — translated: MLRSRHGFTLIELLVVIAIIAVLIALLLPAVQQAREAARRTQCKNNLKQIGLALHNYHDIYNRLPITQYDSQPAGDYLTLTCWTRAIFPQLDLATITNNWNDLQNFSIGQNAVLNRTPIPAYKCPSSPAPIIGLWTSAGGTLDPQLFTSDVAGKYSGGICEYSCIANSQITPDTATPPLSGIGMMNYNTSANPAEVSKRFQDVTDGLSNTMMLGEVCGGADNYTPNRAKDGTSQKLRFHNWAGQNRISFRDYKKDGTASNTTLDPCIVNCFGGAGGSNLFSFHTGGAQIALGDGSVRFLSESVDFQTACRLATCQDGAIVGEF
- a CDS encoding PepSY-associated TM helix domain-containing protein; amino-acid sequence: MRLQLRKVWLIVHRWLGLTAGLLFALSGLTGSLIVFDHAIDEWLNSGIMLTRNQGSPLPLSKILAAAEKGAAAPGRAVNIYYPRVSNGTFTLYFREPDNSKKADTTEVFVDPVTAEILGQRPRESGLVAVIYRLHSKLLAGETGQGLLGGLAMLALVSLTSGLLLWWPLVRKSLWTGFGIRKRMRVFDTHKSLGASFSPILLLIVTTGVYLTLPDLIKPVVTAISPVTKLPGKVKSTVPDPRTPPIGPDAAAQVALETMPDCRLMSVDLPLKSDDSYRVSVRQVGEVGQLRGVGRVWVDQYQGTCLATRDWNKFTASDTFFRIQLALHSGDAFGIGGRWLFCLAGLVPATLYVTGFMMWRRRTKPPAARRTIADAQLASSAHDSSELVAANEATSTR
- a CDS encoding class I SAM-dependent methyltransferase, with translation MSTTEIRFTDGAGYERYMGKWSQLVGAAFLDWLAAKPGLRWLDVGCGNGAFTEMLVEKCAPRSVQGIDPSEEQLAFARIRPALQQAQFRIGDAMKLPFPDAAFDAAVMPLVIFFVPDPAKGVAEMARVVSPGGTVSAYAWDMVGGGFPYDALHAEMRALGVAVPAPPSTDASRIDNLRDLWISEGLDSVETHAITVQRTFADFDDYWSTIHLGPSVGRQLSAMPPDQLASLKSRMEVHLPADATGQITYQARANAVKGRMPISF